In one Myxococcaceae bacterium JPH2 genomic region, the following are encoded:
- a CDS encoding HD domain-containing protein — MRLFKAILLLMSVAAIVPTMMVGYLSVTDTRELLVRDAQELAQERVKQLRLKAENFLDEPAQLVMGLARVPGGFFELPRDAQRSHIASVLTQRAEVLAITAFGADKQRLPGLQAFAVHDVSPSAVAEHEERARALLDTEPTDLRFSDVVMPAGGGGPVVTLAFPVGEPLQGYIAADITLSNLRQMLAQERVGSTGFAYLADRHGHLITGGGDLGRVGDDVSRRSPVAHLLKQLAGSPDTELFHVGNFGEGRDAVVAAYTVLPEAGWAIVSEQPVEHAYRQVETMERRILVGLGGALGVALALAAVFSRTLTRPLKGFIAGALELAHGKFGVEVDIRQKNELGELAQTFNYMSKQLMAYDLENRGLYESLEKGYLETIVALANSIDSKDAYTRGHSQRVGDVAVEIGREMSLTERELRQLQYGGILHDIGKIGIVESILCKQSRLTDQEMAIMREHPSIGDAIIGPVSFLGAVRACVRHHHERWDGTGYPDRMKGEDIPLLARIVACADTFDACTSTRPYQKAMPLEKAMEILDNLSGAQLDPQVVLALRRVLGKKGVRLEGHRLPVKLAS, encoded by the coding sequence GTGCGCCTGTTCAAAGCCATTCTCCTCTTGATGTCGGTGGCGGCCATCGTGCCCACGATGATGGTGGGCTACCTCTCGGTCACGGACACGCGCGAGCTGCTCGTGCGCGACGCGCAGGAGCTGGCCCAGGAGCGCGTGAAGCAGCTGCGCCTGAAGGCCGAGAACTTCCTCGATGAGCCCGCGCAGCTGGTCATGGGGCTCGCCCGCGTGCCGGGGGGGTTCTTCGAGCTGCCTCGCGACGCCCAGCGCTCGCACATCGCCTCGGTGTTGACCCAGCGCGCGGAGGTGCTCGCCATCACCGCGTTCGGCGCGGACAAGCAGCGGCTGCCCGGACTGCAGGCCTTCGCGGTGCACGATGTGTCTCCCAGCGCCGTGGCCGAGCACGAGGAGCGCGCTCGCGCCCTGCTCGACACCGAGCCCACGGACCTGCGCTTCTCCGACGTGGTGATGCCCGCGGGCGGCGGCGGGCCGGTGGTGACGCTGGCCTTCCCGGTGGGCGAGCCACTCCAGGGCTACATCGCCGCGGACATCACACTCTCCAACCTGCGACAGATGCTGGCGCAGGAGCGCGTGGGCAGCACGGGCTTCGCGTACCTGGCGGACCGACACGGGCACCTCATCACCGGCGGCGGTGACCTCGGGCGCGTGGGCGATGACGTGTCTCGCCGCAGTCCGGTGGCGCACCTGCTGAAGCAACTGGCGGGCTCGCCGGACACGGAGCTGTTCCATGTGGGCAACTTCGGCGAGGGCCGCGACGCGGTGGTGGCCGCGTACACGGTGCTGCCCGAGGCGGGCTGGGCCATCGTGTCCGAGCAGCCCGTGGAGCACGCGTACCGGCAGGTGGAGACCATGGAGCGCCGCATCCTGGTGGGCCTGGGCGGCGCGCTGGGCGTGGCGCTCGCGCTGGCGGCCGTGTTCTCGCGCACCCTGACGCGTCCCTTGAAGGGCTTCATCGCCGGAGCCTTGGAGCTGGCGCACGGCAAGTTCGGCGTGGAGGTGGACATCCGCCAGAAGAACGAGCTGGGGGAGCTGGCCCAGACGTTCAACTACATGAGCAAGCAGCTCATGGCCTACGACCTGGAGAACCGCGGCCTCTACGAGAGCCTGGAGAAGGGCTACCTGGAGACCATCGTCGCGCTGGCCAACTCCATCGACTCGAAGGACGCGTATACGCGCGGCCACAGTCAGCGCGTGGGCGACGTGGCGGTGGAGATTGGCCGGGAGATGAGCCTGACGGAGCGCGAGCTGCGCCAGCTCCAGTACGGCGGCATCCTCCACGACATCGGCAAGATTGGCATCGTGGAGTCCATCCTCTGCAAGCAGTCGCGGCTGACGGACCAGGAGATGGCCATCATGCGCGAGCACCCGTCCATCGGGGACGCCATCATCGGGCCGGTGAGCTTCCTGGGCGCGGTGCGCGCGTGCGTGCGGCACCACCACGAGCGCTGGGACGGCACCGGCTATCCCGACCGCATGAAGGGCGAGGACATCCCGCTGCTCGCGCGCATCGTGGCGTGCGCGGACACCTTCGACGCGTGCACCTCCACGCGCCCGTACCAGAAGGCCATGCCGCTCGAGAAGGCCATGGAGATTCTCGACAACCTCAGCGGCGCCCAGTTGGATCCGCAGGTCGTGCTCGCGCTGCGGCGGGTGCTGGGGAAGAAGGGCGTCCGGCTGGAGGGACACCGACTGCCCGTCAAGCTGGCCTCGTAG
- a CDS encoding peptidoglycan-binding protein LysM yields the protein MKAALLLTAWLGAAPAPTSTVVVREHETLDEVAARALDGGSASELKALNQLTSDSVPAGTPLKVPGADRQTALKALEISRTAVQGTQDEARRSQAEARLKDAEAHFQRARYSEAIRMADEVWALLNPPQPSNFTVEVGGDGGSTTIINRQGPPVTVEAKNTSRAVTQGERVLVRQGTSVPEPPEAPEPSQPADNRRLAFRPEQGLLGPVTLAWAAVEGADEYEVEVLAEPALRRGGAPVVKQAVTALQLVLPGLPAGRYRWTVRALSPARGRSGPSVARHFELAANTLELNVKVKQGWQK from the coding sequence ATGAAGGCCGCCCTCTTGCTCACCGCCTGGCTGGGAGCCGCCCCCGCGCCCACCTCGACGGTGGTGGTCCGCGAGCATGAGACGCTCGACGAGGTGGCCGCGCGCGCCCTGGACGGAGGGAGCGCCAGCGAACTCAAGGCCCTCAACCAGCTCACCTCGGACTCGGTGCCCGCAGGCACCCCGCTGAAGGTGCCCGGAGCCGACCGGCAGACGGCCCTCAAGGCGCTGGAGATATCGCGCACCGCCGTGCAGGGCACACAGGATGAAGCGCGGCGGAGTCAGGCCGAGGCGCGCCTGAAGGACGCCGAGGCCCACTTCCAGCGCGCGCGCTACAGCGAGGCCATCCGGATGGCGGACGAGGTGTGGGCGCTGCTCAACCCGCCCCAGCCCTCCAACTTCACCGTCGAGGTGGGAGGCGATGGGGGCAGCACCACCATCATCAATCGCCAAGGGCCGCCCGTCACCGTGGAGGCGAAGAACACCAGCCGGGCGGTGACGCAGGGCGAGCGCGTCCTCGTGCGGCAGGGCACCAGCGTTCCCGAGCCGCCCGAGGCGCCCGAGCCCTCGCAGCCCGCCGACAACCGACGTCTCGCGTTCCGTCCGGAGCAAGGGCTGCTCGGGCCCGTGACGTTGGCTTGGGCGGCCGTGGAGGGTGCGGACGAGTACGAGGTGGAGGTCCTCGCGGAGCCCGCGCTCCGACGCGGCGGGGCGCCCGTGGTGAAGCAGGCGGTGACGGCGTTGCAACTCGTGTTGCCTGGACTGCCCGCCGGGCGTTACCGCTGGACGGTGCGGGCGCTGAGTCCGGCGCGGGGGAGGTCGGGGCCCTCAGTGGCACGGCATTTCGAGCTGGCCGCGAACACGCTCGAGCTCAACGTGAAGGTGAAGCAGGGCTGGCAGAAGTAG
- a CDS encoding FecR domain-containing protein has protein sequence MLFALALPALTPGCTAEDKPSASVSAPAPAPVARAHLRELKGEVQIKRASADEWSAARDGQALYENDKVRTEAGAGAQVVFASGSTVHLGGDSLIGIAETKLRTDVTVLRGRIDASLEQPATQSLSVTTPAATVRAGRKIEFQ, from the coding sequence ATGTTGTTCGCGCTCGCGCTCCCGGCCCTGACGCCCGGCTGTACCGCCGAGGACAAGCCGTCCGCGTCCGTCTCCGCGCCCGCGCCCGCCCCCGTGGCGCGAGCGCACCTGCGTGAGCTCAAGGGCGAGGTCCAAATCAAGCGGGCCAGCGCCGACGAGTGGAGCGCCGCCCGCGACGGGCAGGCGCTGTACGAGAATGACAAGGTGCGAACAGAAGCGGGCGCGGGCGCCCAGGTCGTGTTCGCCAGCGGAAGCACCGTGCACCTCGGGGGCGACTCGCTGATTGGCATCGCCGAGACCAAGCTCCGAACGGACGTCACCGTCCTTCGAGGCCGAATCGACGCCTCACTGGAGCAACCCGCGACCCAGTCCCTGTCCGTCACCACGCCGGCCGCCACGGTGCGCGCCGGGAGGAAGATTGAATTCCAATGA
- a CDS encoding carbon-nitrogen hydrolase family protein, giving the protein MHLVAAAQMVSTADKVHNLETATRLVNQAVDLGARLVGLPENFAWMGPEPERPGAAESLDGPTLSRMAELARARKVTLLAGSVLETGAPGGRLYNTSVLFGPGGERLAVYRKMHLFDVDVGDGATYQESAAVAPGTEVVVADTEVGRLGMSVCYDLRFPELYRRHSRDGATLLAVPAAFTLMTGKDHWEVLLRARAIENQAYVLAPAQGGKHSANRMTYGHAMVVDPWGLVTARASEGEGLAVAPVDPELLGRIRRNLPCLQHRRLD; this is encoded by the coding sequence ATGCACCTCGTCGCCGCCGCCCAGATGGTGTCCACCGCGGACAAGGTCCACAACCTCGAGACCGCCACCCGCCTCGTCAATCAAGCCGTCGACCTGGGAGCCCGCCTGGTCGGTCTGCCGGAGAACTTCGCCTGGATGGGCCCCGAGCCTGAGCGTCCGGGCGCCGCCGAGTCCCTCGACGGGCCCACGCTCAGCCGCATGGCGGAGCTGGCCCGGGCCCGGAAGGTCACCCTCCTGGCGGGCTCCGTGCTGGAGACCGGCGCTCCCGGCGGTCGGCTCTACAACACCAGCGTCCTGTTCGGCCCGGGCGGCGAGCGGCTGGCGGTCTACCGGAAGATGCACCTGTTCGACGTGGATGTGGGTGATGGAGCCACCTATCAGGAGTCCGCCGCCGTGGCGCCGGGCACCGAGGTCGTGGTCGCCGACACGGAGGTGGGTCGATTGGGCATGAGTGTCTGCTACGACCTGCGCTTCCCGGAGCTGTACCGCCGCCACTCCCGCGACGGGGCCACCCTGCTGGCCGTGCCCGCCGCGTTCACCCTCATGACCGGAAAGGACCACTGGGAGGTCCTCCTGCGTGCGCGCGCCATCGAGAACCAGGCGTACGTGCTGGCGCCCGCGCAGGGTGGCAAGCACTCGGCCAACCGGATGACCTACGGCCACGCGATGGTGGTGGACCCGTGGGGGCTCGTCACCGCGCGGGCCTCGGAGGGCGAGGGGCTGGCCGTGGCGCCGGTGGACCCGGAGCTGCTGGGGCGCATTCGACGCAACCTGCCGTGCCTCCAGCACCGTCGGCTGGACTAA
- a CDS encoding ribosome maturation factor RimP yields MESKNLKQTVEERALAALDPIVAAEGLELVDLEFVREREGWVLRLFIDKPGGRVGLDECSQVSRAVDPVLDVEDFIPHEYSLEVSSPGVNRPLSKPAHFERVKGQKIKVKTFGPLGEPPRKNFTGTLTEVAADAISVDVEGAGSFRIAFKDIAKAHLEFEF; encoded by the coding sequence ATGGAGTCGAAGAACCTCAAGCAGACGGTGGAGGAGCGAGCCCTCGCGGCGCTCGATCCCATCGTCGCGGCCGAAGGCCTGGAGCTGGTGGACCTGGAGTTTGTCCGCGAGCGCGAAGGCTGGGTGCTTCGTCTCTTCATCGACAAACCGGGCGGGCGGGTGGGTCTGGACGAGTGCAGCCAGGTGTCGCGCGCCGTGGATCCGGTGCTCGATGTGGAGGACTTCATCCCCCACGAGTACAGCCTGGAAGTGTCCAGCCCCGGGGTGAACCGGCCCTTGAGCAAGCCGGCGCACTTCGAGCGGGTGAAGGGCCAGAAGATCAAGGTGAAGACCTTCGGCCCCCTGGGCGAGCCTCCACGCAAGAACTTCACCGGCACGCTCACCGAGGTGGCGGCCGACGCCATCTCAGTGGACGTTGAAGGGGCGGGAAGCTTCCGCATCGCCTTCAAGGACATCGCCAAGGCCCATCTGGAGTTCGAGTTCTAG
- the nusA gene encoding transcription termination/antitermination protein NusA: MPTQANPAVNLNLVLDQVAKDKGIERSVLIATLEDAMKTAAKKHFGQDRNLEAKYDVEKGVVELFQAITVVEEITDPVQAVNQITMAESHKKGMEVEPGDELVFQIFYRDEDAAEAKAQDDQYGDILRLKTFRRGFGRIAAQTAKQVILQRTRDAERENVFNEYRDRKNEIVTGIARRFERGNIIVDLGRAEAVLPVREQVPRETYRPGDRVQAYVLDVLRESKGPQIVLSRASVNLLTKLFEMEVPEIAEGIVVIEAAAREPGGRAKIAVSSRDSDVDPVGACVGMKGSRVQAVVQELRGEKIDIVPFDEDPARFVCSALAPAEVSRVIIDEANHAMELIVPDDQLSLAIGRRGQNVRLAAQLTGWKLDINSESRVREMREFANRSLGSLPGVNEMLIETLYAHGFRQAKDVAEANAEVVAQIPGIDPARIPAMQEAARKRMAEDHAELSRMDYEREQARLAEARRHPDELSQAERMARVRGVGEKTIEQLMLAGYRTVEDIANEKDLAKLGDVPGVGIKKARQLKSAAENYLVEEAKLRAELNAERGTMAPPAEQSGGADVTKSP, encoded by the coding sequence ATGCCCACGCAAGCCAACCCGGCCGTCAACCTCAACCTCGTCCTCGATCAGGTCGCCAAGGACAAGGGCATCGAGCGGTCCGTTCTCATCGCCACGCTGGAAGACGCGATGAAGACCGCGGCGAAGAAGCACTTCGGCCAGGACCGCAACCTCGAGGCCAAGTACGACGTCGAGAAGGGGGTGGTGGAGCTGTTCCAGGCCATCACCGTCGTCGAGGAGATCACGGATCCGGTTCAGGCGGTGAACCAGATCACCATGGCCGAGTCGCACAAGAAGGGCATGGAAGTGGAGCCCGGTGACGAGCTCGTCTTCCAGATCTTCTACCGGGACGAGGACGCCGCCGAGGCGAAGGCGCAGGACGACCAGTACGGGGACATCCTCCGGCTGAAGACGTTCCGCCGGGGCTTCGGTCGCATCGCCGCGCAGACGGCCAAGCAGGTCATCTTGCAGCGCACGCGCGACGCCGAGCGCGAGAACGTCTTCAACGAGTACCGCGACCGCAAGAACGAGATCGTCACGGGCATCGCCCGCCGGTTCGAGCGCGGCAACATCATCGTGGACCTGGGCCGCGCCGAGGCCGTGTTGCCGGTGCGCGAGCAGGTGCCGCGTGAGACGTACCGCCCGGGCGACCGCGTGCAGGCCTACGTGCTGGACGTGCTGCGCGAGTCCAAGGGACCGCAGATCGTCCTGAGCCGCGCCTCCGTGAACCTGCTCACCAAGCTCTTCGAGATGGAAGTCCCGGAGATCGCCGAGGGCATCGTCGTCATCGAGGCGGCGGCCCGCGAGCCGGGCGGCCGCGCGAAGATCGCCGTGTCCAGCCGCGACTCGGACGTGGATCCGGTGGGCGCGTGCGTGGGCATGAAGGGCAGCCGCGTGCAGGCGGTGGTGCAGGAGCTGCGCGGCGAGAAGATCGACATCGTCCCGTTCGACGAGGATCCGGCGCGCTTCGTGTGCTCGGCCCTGGCCCCCGCGGAGGTCAGCCGCGTCATCATCGACGAGGCCAACCACGCGATGGAGCTCATCGTCCCGGATGATCAGCTCAGCCTGGCCATCGGTCGGCGCGGGCAGAACGTGCGCCTGGCGGCGCAGCTCACGGGCTGGAAGCTGGACATCAACAGCGAGAGCCGCGTGCGCGAGATGCGCGAGTTCGCGAACCGCTCGCTGGGCTCGCTGCCGGGCGTCAACGAGATGCTCATCGAGACGCTCTACGCGCACGGCTTCCGCCAGGCCAAGGACGTGGCCGAGGCGAACGCCGAGGTGGTGGCGCAAATCCCGGGCATCGACCCGGCGCGCATCCCGGCCATGCAGGAGGCCGCGCGCAAGCGGATGGCCGAGGACCACGCGGAGCTGTCCCGCATGGACTACGAGCGGGAGCAGGCCCGTCTGGCCGAGGCTCGCCGCCACCCGGACGAACTGTCCCAGGCCGAGCGCATGGCGCGCGTGCGTGGCGTCGGCGAGAAGACCATCGAGCAGCTGATGCTGGCGGGCTACCGCACGGTGGAAGACATCGCCAACGAGAAGGATCTGGCCAAGCTGGGCGATGTGCCCGGCGTGGGCATCAAGAAGGCCCGTCAGCTCAAGAGCGCGGCGGAGAACTACCTCGTGGAGGAGGCCAAGCTGCGCGCCGAACTGAATGCCGAGCGGGGGACGATGGCTCCTCCCGCGGAGCAGTCGGGCGGCGCGGACGTCACCAAGTCACCGTAA
- a CDS encoding YlxR family protein — protein sequence MRRAPGRSADYRTESVASGPMRACVGCGLRRPQAELTRFVVGPQGVVVADGKRRLPGRGAYLCGAGCLTAALKRKAFGRAFRGKAGQVDPSQLGRAWKPGSEGGGGVSGGSG from the coding sequence ATGCGGCGAGCACCCGGCCGCTCTGCGGATTATAGAACGGAGTCCGTTGCGTCAGGCCCGATGCGCGCATGCGTCGGGTGCGGTTTGCGGCGACCCCAGGCGGAGCTGACCCGGTTCGTGGTAGGTCCCCAGGGCGTCGTGGTCGCGGACGGGAAACGGAGACTGCCCGGAAGAGGTGCGTACCTCTGCGGTGCCGGTTGTCTGACGGCGGCGCTGAAGCGGAAGGCGTTTGGACGTGCCTTTCGTGGAAAGGCGGGGCAGGTTGACCCGTCGCAGCTCGGGCGTGCATGGAAGCCTGGGTCAGAGGGTGGTGGTGGGGTGTCGGGGGGGAGTGGGTAA
- the infB gene encoding translation initiation factor IF-2, with protein MSKKRVHEIAKELKSHGIELDNKEVVTELAGLGYDVKSHSSSLDDDQATAAVQKILDKRKPKQAAPPVAAKGFVVRRKVGPPAGASADSMSDGSHGAAESAPEAYEPAMEAPAAVEAEPAHVAAPSAAEPPPSVEAPRAAEASASEAPAAVAAPQVPPSAAEATPAPEAPVAAATAATSPPPAPTPPPAVEAPRAAAPPPAAPLRTPAQESTHLPQPPSRSPVPPTVRTPSSSSSTSATVISRGSGYVPRVGGPGGGRPGGPGGPGGRPGGPGGPGGRPGGPGGPGGRPGGPGGQGGRPGAPMQGRPGQGPVRPSSPLQATGSPSSQPAVPGGPTIMVGGIPHAPVAPGAAPARPTATQAVVISRPLIQVRRVTPTTTQAKQYPMAPGRTALGTEKREYKVVPDHLGRGRELVDVSKNKERGQRKRTGGETTSVSKQELSDMVWGRVAIPIRGKKKKPTKKGAKTQITQMAEEKKVIKIQEGISVSDLGQRMGVRTADIIKKLMGMQKMATANQVIDSATAELIAIEYGWKIERVGFEVEDYLPEVVARPEDERPRPPVVTIMGHVDHGKTSLLDAIRQANVASGEAGGITQHIGAYSVTTARGDVTFLDTPGHEAFTSMRARGANVTDIVVLVVAADDGVMPQTVEAIKHAKQAEVPIVVAINKIDVPGANLDRVKKDLANHELTPEEWGGDTIMVPVSAKTKQNLDLLLENLALQAEVLELTANPTRPSVGAIVEAKLERGRGPVATVLVQEGTLKLGDAIVTGTHYGRVRAMNNSRGEQVKEVKPGYCAEVVGLSGVPTAGDAINVVSDEKAAKQIAEHRGMKERQSELSNVSRESLEQLFAKTKAGGGPKELRVVIKADVQGSAEAVRQAVEKLSTHKVRTEIIQTGVGAITETDVMRAGASKGLVVGFNVKPESGAEAAAKAQEVKLQTYSIIYELIDGVRTRMEELLEPIRTERKLGRAEVRNTFNVPRLGTIAGAAVLDGVIKRGSLVRLMRENKQLFAGKMASLRRFKDDVKEVAQGFECGIGIENFNDLKPGDIIEAYEIEETRQSLN; from the coding sequence ATGTCGAAGAAGCGCGTCCACGAAATCGCCAAGGAGCTCAAGAGCCACGGGATTGAGCTCGACAACAAGGAGGTCGTCACCGAGCTCGCTGGGCTCGGTTACGACGTCAAGAGCCACTCGTCCTCGCTCGATGACGACCAAGCGACCGCTGCCGTCCAGAAGATCTTGGACAAGCGCAAGCCCAAGCAGGCCGCTCCTCCCGTGGCGGCCAAGGGCTTCGTCGTGCGCCGCAAGGTGGGTCCGCCCGCCGGGGCGTCCGCCGACTCCATGAGCGACGGGTCGCACGGCGCGGCCGAGTCCGCTCCGGAGGCGTACGAGCCCGCCATGGAGGCGCCCGCCGCTGTCGAGGCGGAGCCCGCCCATGTGGCCGCGCCGTCTGCGGCCGAGCCTCCTCCCTCCGTCGAGGCGCCTCGCGCCGCTGAGGCCTCGGCGTCCGAGGCTCCGGCTGCTGTCGCCGCGCCTCAAGTTCCTCCTTCCGCCGCTGAGGCGACCCCGGCCCCCGAGGCCCCGGTCGCTGCGGCAACTGCAGCAACTTCCCCGCCTCCCGCCCCCACGCCGCCCCCGGCCGTGGAGGCTCCTCGCGCAGCGGCGCCGCCTCCGGCCGCGCCTCTGCGCACGCCTGCCCAGGAGAGTACCCACTTGCCCCAACCCCCCTCGCGGTCACCCGTTCCACCCACCGTTCGGACGCCTTCCTCTTCCTCGTCGACGTCCGCGACGGTCATCTCCCGCGGATCCGGCTACGTGCCGCGCGTCGGTGGTCCTGGGGGCGGCCGTCCGGGTGGACCCGGTGGTCCTGGCGGTCGTCCGGGTGGTCCCGGCGGTCCGGGTGGACGCCCGGGTGGACCCGGTGGCCCTGGCGGTCGTCCGGGTGGTCCTGGTGGGCAGGGTGGACGCCCAGGCGCGCCCATGCAGGGACGTCCGGGCCAGGGGCCCGTGCGCCCCTCGAGCCCTCTGCAGGCGACGGGTTCTCCTTCGTCGCAGCCCGCGGTTCCGGGCGGTCCCACCATCATGGTGGGCGGCATCCCGCACGCCCCGGTGGCTCCGGGCGCCGCTCCGGCGCGCCCCACGGCCACGCAGGCCGTCGTCATCTCGCGTCCGCTCATCCAGGTTCGCCGGGTGACGCCGACCACGACCCAGGCCAAGCAGTACCCCATGGCTCCGGGTCGCACGGCGCTCGGCACCGAGAAGCGTGAGTACAAGGTCGTCCCGGATCACCTGGGCCGTGGCCGCGAACTGGTGGACGTCTCCAAGAACAAGGAGCGGGGCCAGCGCAAGCGCACGGGGGGTGAGACCACCAGCGTGTCGAAGCAGGAACTGTCCGACATGGTCTGGGGGCGGGTCGCCATCCCCATTCGCGGCAAGAAGAAGAAGCCGACGAAGAAGGGCGCCAAGACCCAGATCACCCAGATGGCCGAGGAGAAGAAGGTCATCAAGATCCAGGAGGGCATCAGCGTCTCCGACCTGGGGCAGCGCATGGGCGTGCGCACCGCGGACATCATCAAGAAGCTGATGGGCATGCAGAAGATGGCCACGGCGAATCAGGTCATCGACTCGGCCACCGCGGAGCTCATCGCCATCGAGTACGGCTGGAAGATCGAGCGCGTGGGCTTCGAAGTGGAGGACTACCTGCCCGAGGTGGTCGCCCGTCCCGAGGACGAGCGTCCGCGCCCGCCGGTCGTCACCATCATGGGCCACGTCGACCACGGAAAGACGAGCCTCCTGGACGCGATCCGGCAGGCCAACGTGGCGAGCGGCGAGGCCGGTGGCATCACCCAGCACATCGGCGCGTACAGCGTGACGACGGCGCGCGGTGACGTGACGTTCCTGGATACGCCGGGCCACGAGGCCTTCACGTCCATGCGCGCTCGCGGCGCGAACGTGACGGACATCGTGGTGCTGGTGGTGGCCGCCGACGACGGCGTGATGCCGCAGACGGTGGAGGCCATCAAGCACGCCAAGCAGGCCGAAGTGCCCATCGTCGTCGCCATCAACAAGATCGACGTGCCGGGCGCCAACCTGGACCGCGTGAAGAAGGACCTGGCCAACCACGAGCTGACGCCCGAGGAGTGGGGCGGCGACACCATCATGGTGCCCGTCTCGGCCAAGACGAAGCAGAACCTGGACCTGCTGCTGGAGAACTTGGCCCTGCAGGCCGAGGTGCTCGAGCTGACGGCCAACCCGACGCGTCCGTCGGTGGGCGCCATCGTCGAGGCGAAGCTGGAGCGCGGCCGGGGCCCGGTGGCCACGGTGCTGGTGCAGGAGGGCACGCTGAAGCTGGGCGACGCCATCGTCACCGGAACGCACTACGGCCGAGTCCGCGCGATGAACAACAGCCGTGGCGAGCAGGTGAAGGAAGTCAAGCCGGGCTACTGCGCGGAGGTCGTCGGTCTGTCCGGCGTGCCCACCGCGGGCGACGCCATCAACGTGGTGTCCGACGAGAAGGCGGCCAAGCAGATCGCCGAGCACCGCGGCATGAAGGAGCGTCAGTCCGAGCTCAGCAACGTCAGCCGCGAGTCGCTGGAGCAGCTGTTCGCCAAGACGAAGGCGGGCGGCGGTCCCAAGGAGCTGCGCGTCGTCATCAAGGCGGACGTGCAGGGCTCGGCGGAGGCGGTGCGCCAGGCGGTGGAGAAGCTGTCCACGCACAAGGTCCGGACGGAGATCATCCAGACCGGCGTGGGCGCCATCACCGAGACGGACGTCATGCGCGCGGGTGCCTCGAAGGGCCTCGTCGTGGGCTTCAACGTGAAGCCCGAGTCCGGCGCGGAGGCCGCGGCCAAGGCTCAAGAGGTGAAGCTCCAGACGTACTCCATCATCTACGAACTCATCGATGGGGTTCGGACGCGGATGGAGGAGCTCCTGGAGCCCATCCGCACCGAGCGCAAGCTGGGTCGCGCGGAGGTGCGCAACACCTTCAACGTGCCCCGCCTGGGAACGATCGCCGGTGCCGCCGTGTTGGATGGCGTCATCAAGCGTGGCTCGCTCGTGCGCCTCATGCGCGAGAACAAGCAGTTGTTCGCAGGGAAGATGGCCTCGTTGCGTCGCTTCAAGGATGACGTCAAGGAGGTCGCGCAGGGCTTCGAATGCGGTATCGGCATCGAGAACTTCAACGACCTCAAGCCCGGTGACATCATCGAGGCCTACGAGATCGAAGAGACTCGCCAGAGCCTCAACTAG
- a CDS encoding DUF503 domain-containing protein, which translates to MFVGVARLTLQIPDSASLKSKRQVLRRVMDRVKARFNVAVAEVDEQDLWQKAAVGLSVVGNDRRHVDEQMEKIIHFVEEMYVAPLMARETEIVAFGDQLFSGAGAPERVRTERLSAEDADEPASIEAASAHTEAAIARFLRGDRSLAEAEGMGTWEERHDGASSGPVVRPVPGGAEMTLDEARARARSLRNPRDWEKK; encoded by the coding sequence ATGTTTGTAGGTGTCGCACGCCTCACCCTGCAGATTCCGGACAGCGCGTCGCTGAAGTCCAAGCGGCAGGTTCTCCGCCGGGTGATGGATCGCGTGAAGGCCCGTTTCAACGTGGCCGTGGCCGAGGTGGATGAGCAGGATCTCTGGCAGAAGGCCGCGGTCGGGCTCTCCGTGGTCGGCAATGACCGCCGCCACGTGGACGAGCAGATGGAGAAGATCATCCACTTCGTGGAAGAGATGTACGTGGCGCCCCTGATGGCTCGGGAGACGGAGATTGTCGCCTTTGGCGATCAGCTCTTCTCCGGGGCGGGCGCCCCTGAGCGTGTTCGCACGGAGCGCCTGTCGGCGGAGGACGCGGATGAACCCGCGTCTATCGAGGCGGCGAGCGCGCACACCGAAGCGGCGATCGCCCGGTTCCTGCGCGGCGACCGCTCGCTGGCGGAGGCCGAGGGGATGGGGACGTGGGAGGAGCGGCATGACGGGGCCTCGTCCGGCCCTGTGGTGCGCCCGGTGCCCGGTGGCGCTGAGATGACCCTGGACGAAGCGCGGGCCCGGGCCCGCTCGCTGCGCAACCCACGAGATTGGGAGAAGAAATGA
- the rbfA gene encoding 30S ribosome-binding factor RbfA yields MTTHSRPERVGQEIQAAVADLLARGSLRDPRIGYITITGVKVSPDLRVARVYYSMLGTEKERSDTQEGLDAAKGFVRREVTSVVKLRVSPEIFFSFDASIGEGDKIDRLLREVRGKEGW; encoded by the coding sequence ATGACGACGCATTCACGCCCTGAGCGCGTGGGGCAGGAAATCCAGGCGGCCGTGGCCGACCTGCTGGCGCGGGGCTCGCTGCGGGATCCCCGCATCGGCTACATCACCATCACCGGCGTGAAGGTCTCTCCGGACCTGCGCGTGGCCCGTGTGTACTACTCGATGCTTGGCACCGAGAAGGAGCGCTCCGACACGCAGGAGGGGTTGGATGCGGCGAAGGGCTTCGTGCGCCGTGAGGTGACGTCGGTGGTGAAGCTGCGCGTGTCGCCGGAAATCTTCTTCTCCTTCGATGCGTCCATTGGCGAGGGCGACAAGATCGATCGTCTCCTGCGCGAGGTCCGGGGCAAGGAAGGCTGGTAG